The stretch of DNA CTTTTTTGTTAAAAATAAGTGATGTGGAGTTACTTCACAATAAATATTTTTATATTCTTTTTTATATTTTTTTATGATTTTCAGCTCTTCTTTAGTAGAAATATGACATAAATATAATGGTTTATCATGTTTTATTGCAAGCTTAATAGCCTTTTCCACCATTTCACCTTCTGCATGTACTGATATCTTTTTACTTGTTTTAAATATATTATCAAGAATTTCATCATCTTCTATAAGCATTTTTCCTGTTGATACATTCATAAATATTTTAGTGGAACATATATTTTTAGCTTTTTTTATTTCATTTGAATTATCATTATAACTGCCACCAAAATGAAATCCATAATTTACTATTGATTTTTTTGCAAGTTCTCTTTTTAAATAAAGGCTCTCAATATCAATTGTAGCTGGATTTGTATTTGGCATATCAATAAATGTAGTTATTCCTCCCTTTGCACATGCTTTACTTCCTGTTAAAAAATCTTCTTTCTGCGTAAATCCTGGTTCTCTCATATGAGTATGTACATCTATCATTCCTGGTAAAGTATAATTTCCTTTTGCATCTATTATTTTTGTGTTTTCCCCATATATATTCTCATCAATTTTAATTATTTTTTCATTATTAATAAGAATATCCATTAGATTATTATATCCTATTAATTTTGCATTTTTTATTAGAAGCATTTTTCAACCCCTTTTATTTTTAATTGAAATTATAATTAATTTATCTAAATCCATTTTCATAGTATTTTAATTATTGCTCTACTTCTTAGCATATAAAAAATTCTTATTTAAATTATAGCTTGTTTTATTTCATCAAGTACAAGCTTTGCAGCTTCTTTAGGATTGTCAGATTTTGTTATAGGTCTACCTACTACTATATAATCACAATTATTTTTTATTGCCTCATATGGTGTCATTACTCTTTTTTGATCATTTTTAGCTGCCCACTTTGGTCTTACTCCTGGACATATTGTTTTAAAATTTTTTCCATATTTTTCTTTAACTGATTTTGCTTCAAGCGGCGAACAAACTATTCCATTTAATCCACTTTTATAGGCTAAATCTGCTAATTGACTTACTATTTCTTTAGTAGTTTTAGTAGTTGAAAACATCTCATTAAGGTTACTATCTGTAAGACTTGTAAGTACTGTCACAGCTATAGCTAGTTGACTTTTATTTTTTGTAAGTTCTGCTACTTTTTTCATTGTTTCACTGCCAACACTAGCATGAATATTAAACATAAATACATCTTTTTCTATTGCAAATTTACTTGCAGCAAAAGTAGTATTTGGAATATCATGAAATTTTAAATCTAAAAAAACTTTTTTCTCTAAACTATGTATATAATCTACTGCCTTTCCATAAGAATTTAAAAATAATTCAAGTCCTACTTTAAATATTTCCACTTCATCTTTTAATTCATCTATTGTTTTTTTAGCCGATTCTAAATTATCATAATCAAGTGCTACAATTAATTTTTCTTTATAATTCACTATCTTCCCCCTATTTTATTTTTCTTTATAATTTTGCTATTTATGCAATATTCCTACTATATCA from Hypnocyclicus thermotrophus encodes:
- a CDS encoding dihydroorotase codes for the protein MLLIKNAKLIGYNNLMDILINNEKIIKIDENIYGENTKIIDAKGNYTLPGMIDVHTHMREPGFTQKEDFLTGSKACAKGGITTFIDMPNTNPATIDIESLYLKRELAKKSIVNYGFHFGGSYNDNSNEIKKAKNICSTKIFMNVSTGKMLIEDDEILDNIFKTSKKISVHAEGEMVEKAIKLAIKHDKPLYLCHISTKEELKIIKKYKKEYKNIYCEVTPHHLFLTKKNKTYINIMKPELKTDEDVKALWEAIEEGVIDTIGTDHAPHLLKEKEEKITFGIPGVETSLALLITAYKNNKISLEKIIKMYSENPAKIFDIKCRGRLEEGYFADIIIVDIKNKYTLKNENIVSKCGYTSFNGWDVYGKVITTIVNGRKIFENDEFYDNRGREVDINE
- the pyrF gene encoding orotidine-5'-phosphate decarboxylase, whose protein sequence is MNYKEKLIVALDYDNLESAKKTIDELKDEVEIFKVGLELFLNSYGKAVDYIHSLEKKVFLDLKFHDIPNTTFAASKFAIEKDVFMFNIHASVGSETMKKVAELTKNKSQLAIAVTVLTSLTDSNLNEMFSTTKTTKEIVSQLADLAYKSGLNGIVCSPLEAKSVKEKYGKNFKTICPGVRPKWAAKNDQKRVMTPYEAIKNNCDYIVVGRPITKSDNPKEAAKLVLDEIKQAII